From Saimiri boliviensis isolate mSaiBol1 chromosome 20, mSaiBol1.pri, whole genome shotgun sequence:
caaaacctagccGGGCATagggtggcgtgcacctgtggtcccagctactcgggaggcttaggcaggaggatcacttgagtctgggaggcagaagttgcagtgacgtttgatcacaccactgtacgctagcctgagtgacagccagaaaaaaataaaaataaacttttaaaaaaggcGTGAATCTCAAGCTTCCTTTGATATTGGGGAAAGGGGAACAAGGAGAGGGCTGAGGTCAGGAGGCGACAGGTCACCACAGACATCTGGGTGTTGGTGGGAATCTGGCTTTTGGTGGGAGTCCGAGGAAGTTGccaaacttttatttcttctttttttttttttttgagatggagttttgctcttgccgccaaaggctggagtgcaatggtggcacgatctcgacccaccacaacctctgcttcccaggttcaagtgattctcctccctcagcctcccgagtagctgggattacaggctcccaccaccacaccaagctaattttctctatttttactagagacacagtttcaccatgttgccaggatggtctcgaattcctgacctcaggtgatccacccacctcggcctccaagtgctgggatttcaggctggTGCTGCCAGGCGGAAGGCTGCTAAGCTTCTTTATCCTTGGTTAGGTCACGAAGGTCCTCCACATCTTTAACACAACCTTGTTTTTCTGCACTAGGAAGCCCCCTGGTTTGGGGAGAGGCTCCACGAGACCCTAGGAGGGAGCATTTGGCAGTGGATTTGAGTGATGCGATGGAGACctgaatttgtttttgagatagagtctcgctctgtcactagactggagtgcagtggtggcgggatctcagctcactgcaacctctgcctcacgagttcaagtgattctcctgccacagccgcccaagtagctgtgactacaggcgcacaccaccatgaccagctaatttttgtatttttagtagagacagggtttcatcatctcgACCTGTATggtctcatgatccgcctgcctcagtctcccagagggctgggattacaggcgtgagttggGACAGGAAAGAGAGGGATGCGGAGACCGTGAAGATGCTTTTGGACAATGGTCTGAGGTTAGGACAGTGGCAGGAGACACCACTGACCCCAGGAGATCCAGACACTATTGACCCTGGATCTCCAGgacaagagaccagcctggcagttACATGTGTTTTTCTTCAAACTGGTAGCCAGGTTGGAATGACCGATGACATCAGAGATTCCAACCTTCCTGATTGGACCGCACTCCGTGGGCGCTTGGAAACTCAGGTACACAACAGCATCTTCTCAGAGCTGTTCTCCACTCCCGACTTCTCCCCAGCCTTGAGACTAGAGAACACACTTTTACTGGTCCTAATAGAGTGTGGAAGAAGGCTTTGGACAGAACAGGCACCAGGTTCCGTGGGAGGGAACAGAGTTTGGGAGACATCATGGCCAGGTGTCAACCGCAGCCCCAGCTTGAGGAGAGGAGCCCCCAGCCTAGCACCTCGGGGTGCTCCCTCCTGGAGGTGATAGATGTTGAAGTGCCAGGACCATCAGGTGAGGGGACTGGAGGCAGAAGAGATGGGAGGGGATTGACTAAGAAGAAGGaagggggccgggcacagtggcgcacacctgtaataccagcattatAGGAGGATGAGgttggatggatcacctgaggtcaggagtcagagacaagcctggccaatatggtgaaaccttgtctctactaaaatacaaacattagctgggaggtagtggtgcgtgcctgtaatcccagctccttcggaggctgaggtatgagcatcgcttgagcctgggaggctgaggttgcagtgagccgagatcacaccaatgcactccagtctgagcgaaagactgagaccctgtttcaaaaaaaaggaagggccCGCAAGTCAAGAAGAAGCTCCTGAGGAGGGTGtgtgggaagaaaggagggactcaggccgggtgcagtggctcacacctgtaatcccagcacgctgggaggctgaggcaggcggatcacttaaaaacaggagtttgagacagcctgaccaacatattgaaaccccgtctccacaaaaagtacaaaaatgatcTAGGTGttatggtgggcacctgtaagcccagctacttgggaggctgaggcaggagaatcactggaacccaggagatgaaggttgcagggagctgagatggcaccactacactccagcttcagtgacaaagcaagactgtcttaaaaaaaaaaaaaaaaaaagaaaaaaagagggactcAGAGAGCCAGGGAACAGGGAAGGAAATGAAGTGTTCTGAGGACAGACAGATGGAAGAacggggaggagaaggagaggcacATGGGGTTCAGCAAGGGAGAAGCCAACAGCCTGCGGGGCTGGGGAGGATGGAGAGTGGATTGGGGTTTGGGGTCCGGGTCTAAGGTGATCAGTTGCAGAAGCATTAATTACACGGTGGCCTGCTTTCTTTACTCAGTCCCTTGGGTAGATCCCGGCACCCCGAGTAGGTTCCTTTGTTGGAACAGGAAGAGGGAGTGGTCGGACCAATCCGAGGAGCCGCcaaaggaggagacagaggagcGCGCCCCTGAGCCTGAGGAGACCTGGGTGCTAGACACCCTGTGTGGGCTCAAAATAAAGCTAAAGCGACGGCGAGTGTCACCCGTGCTCCCTGAGCACTGCAAGGCCTTCAACACGCGGCTTGGTAGGAGGACACCCCAGGGAGCACCTCCAATCctgttcttttcaaaaagaagCTTCCCATAACCATACTTTTCACATGGGAAAAATATGGCCTGCAGTGGGTGAGCGCTCCACGTGGGAGGACTCGACATTCCTAAGCATCACTTATGAGGCATGCTTAGGAGGCCATAGAGGACTCAGCTAGACTTGATAAGGGTCTGTGATTGGGATAAGAAAGCTTGGtttaggccaggcgcagaggctcatgcctgagatcccagcacattgggaggccaaggtgggtagatcacctgaggtcaggagttggagaccagcctgaccaccatggtgaaaccccgtctctactcaacataaaaaattagatgggtgtggtggcacaagcctgcagtctcagctactcaggaggctgaggcaggaaaatcacttgagccagggaggcagaggttgcaagtgagccaagatggtgccactgcattccagcctgggtgacaaagtgagactacgtctccaaaaaaaaaataaattaaaaaaaaaataaaataaaaacaaaataaaaaaaacacagaaagcagTTTCAGCTGTACCCTCTGAAACTTAATGTCTCTTGCTAACTTCATttgctttttagagacagagtcttgccctgtcacccaggctggagtgcaatggcgtgatcttggctcactacaacctccaccttctggatgtaagcaattatcctgcctcagctttccgaatagctgagattacagctcaGGATcacaccacaccggctaattttttatattttagtagagacgaagtttcactgtggtaaccaggatggccttgaactccggacctcatgatctgctccctccgcttcccaaagtgttgggattacaggcgtgagccccggtGCCCACCCCCTATGTTTTTCTTCAAATTGGCTGCCAGGTGGGAATAACCAGTGACATTAGAGATTCCAGTCTTCCTGATTGAACTGAACTGTGTTGGTGCTTAGGAGCTCAGGTGGATGACAGCATCTTCTCAGAGCTGTTCTCCACTCCCGAATTCCCCCCAGCTTTGAGAATACAGAAGGCACTCTTCTGGGTCCTAGTTAACTCTGGAAGAAGGCTTTGGACAGAACAGGGACTAGGTTCCGTGGGAGGGAACAGAGTTTGGGCGAGATCATGGCTAGACGTCAACCACAGCCCCAGGTTGAAGAGAGAAGCCCCCAGCCTAGCACCTTGGGGTACTCCCTTCTGGAGGTGGTGGATGATGAAGTGCCGGGACCATCAGGCGAGAGGActggaggaagaagagatggGAGAGGGCTGACTAAGAAGAAggaagggggccgggcgcagtggctcacacctgtaatcccagcactttgggaggcttatgtgggtggatcatctgaggtcaggagtttgaatccagcatggccagcatggtggaaccctatctctacaaaaatacaaacatgatcCTGGTAATaccggtgcacacctgtaaccccagctactcaggaggctgaggcaggagaagtgcttgagcttcaaaggtggaggttgcagtgagccgagatcctgcgactgcactccagtctaggtgagggagtgagaccctgtgtggaaaaagaaaagagaaggaagaaccCAGTCATCAGAAAGGAACACTTGAGGAGGAGGGTGtgggggaagaaagaagggactcaggccaggcacagtggctcacacctgtaatctcagcactctgggaggccaaggcgggtggatcacatgagactgagtttgagaccaacctggccaacatggtaaaatcctgtctctacaaaaaatacaaaaatgagttgggaattgtggtgggcacctgtaatcccagacacctggggggctgaggcaggagaatcactggaacccggaagacggaggttgcagcaagccgagatggcaacactacactccagcctgggcaacagagaaagactttgtctcaaaaaacaaaaacaaaacaaaacaaaaaaaaaggatggagtcAGAGATCCAGGGACTAGGGAAGGAATGAAGCATTCTGAGGACAGACAGATGGAAGaatggggaggagaaggagagacacATGGGgttcagcaagggagaaagatggaaaaatgGCTTGCAGAAGCCAATAGTCTGCGGGGCTGGGGAGGATGGAGAGTGGATTGGGGTTTGGGGTCGGGGTCTAAGGTGATCAGTTGCAGAAGCATTACACGGTGACCTGCTTTCTTTACTCATCTCCTTGGGTAGATTCCAGCCCGCCTAATTTCCTTTCTTGGCAAAAGAAGAGGGACTGGTCGGATGAATctgaggagctggaggaggagacagagaaggagcgCGCCCCTGAGCCTGAGGAGACCTGGGTGCTGGACACCCTGTGTGGGCTCAAGATGAAACTAAAGCGGCGGCGAGTGTCACCCGTGCTCCCTACGAACTACGAGGCCTTCAACACGCGGCTTGGTAGGAGGACACCCCAGAAAGCACCTTTAAtcctgttcttttaaaaaagaattaacttcCCATAACCATGCTTTCCCAATGGGAAATGCACCCCAGTGAGTGAGCTCTCCATGTGGGAGGACTCAGACGATCCAAAGCGTCACTCCTGAGGGACACTTCGGAGGCCACAGACGATTTGACTAGACTTGATCAAGGTCAGTGACAGGGATAAGAAAGCTTGctttcaggccaggcgtggtggctcatgcttgaggtcccagcacattgggaggctgaggcaagaacatcacttgaactcaggactttgaggctgcagtgagcaccactgcacttcagcctgggtgacagagcaaaaccctgtctcagaagaaaaccCAAGGCCGGGTGCAGAAGCTCATgtctttatcccagcactttgggaggccaaggtgggtagattatccgaggtcaggagttcgagaccagactgactaccacggtgaaacctcgtctctactgaaaatacaaaattaaatgggcatggtggtgcacgcctgtgatcccagctactcaggaggctgagacaagagaatcgcttgagcccaggaggcagaggttgcaagtgagctgagatcgtggcactgcatTCTACCCTGAGCGGCAGTGTGAgggtctgtctccaaaaaatcagtaacaatgaaagaaagaaaaacaaagtaaaaaaaaacaaagaaagtggtttagCTGTCCTGTCTGAAACTTAATGTCCCTTGCtgacttttctcatttattcattcattcattcattcattcgagacggagtcttcccctatcacccaggctggagtgcaatggtgcaatctcagctcactgcaaactctgcctcccaggttgaagtgattctcctgcctcagcctctcgaatggcttggattacaggccagcaccaccacgcctggctaaatttttgtattattagtagagatgaggcttcaccgtgttagccaggatggtctccaactcctgacctcatgatctgcctgcctcggcttcccaaagtgctgggatgacaggtgtgagccaccgtgcctcacCTCTATGTTTCTCTTCAAACTGTTTCCCAGGTCGGAACGACCAAAGACATCTGCAATTCCAACCTTCCTGATTGGAAAGACGGAACTCCGTGGGCACTTGGGAGCTCAGGTGGACAACAGCATCTTCTCAGAGCTGTTCTCCACGCCCAACTTCTCCCCAGCCTTGAGACTAGAGAACGTACTCCTCTGGGTCCCAGTAGAGTCTGGATGAAGGCTTTGGACAGAACAGGGACCAGGTTTCATGGGAGGGAACAGAGTTCGGGAGAGATCACGGCTGGCTGTCCACCTCAGCCCCAGGTTAAGGAGTGGAGCCCGCAGCCTGGCACCTCGGGGTGCTCCTCCTGGAGGTGGTGGGCAACGAAGTGCTGGGACCATCAGGCGAGGGGACTGGAGGAAGGAGAGATGGGAGAGGACTGACCAAGAAGAgagggggccaggcacggtggcttatgcctgtaatcccagcattttgggagttcaaggcagttggatcacctgaggtcaagagttcgagatgaGACTGCCAAACTGGTGAAACCCTccctctactaaaataacaaaaattgccCAGGCAgtagtggtgcatgcccgtaatcctagctacttggaagcctgaggcaggagaattattgagcctgggaagcgggGGTTACGGTGAACTGAGAATGCGTCTCTGCATTCCCGTCTGGGTGagagagtgggaccctgtctcaaaaaaaaaaaaaaaaaaaaaaaaaaaaaaaaaaaaaaaaaaaaaaaaaaaagaaaagaaagaaagaaaagaagaagaagaaaggaagaaagagagaaagaaagacccaGAAGTCAGGAAAGAGCACCTGAGGGAGTGTgtggggaagaaaggagggactcaggccgggtgcagtggctcatacctgtaaccccaggactgtgggaggccaaggcaggaggatcacttgagaccagcctggccaacatggtaaaaccccgtctttgctaaaagtacaaaaatgagccgggtgtatggtgggcacctgtaatcccagctacttgggaggctgaggcaggagaatcactagaacccagaagacagaggttgcagcgagccgagattgcaccacaacAATcggcaatccagcctgggtggcaaagcaagacagtctcaaaataaaaaaagaggggcTCAGAGAGCCAGGGACCAGGGAAGGAAGTGAGGAGGCGTTCTGAGGACAGACAGGTGGAAGAACGGGGAGGAGGCGGAGAGGCACATGGGGTTCAGCAAGGGAGAAGCCAACCGTCTGCGGGGccggggagggtggagagggctTTGGGGTTTCGGGTCAGGGTCTAAGGTGATCAATTGCAGAAGCATTACACGGTGGCCTGCCTTCTTTACTCATCTCCTTGGGAAGGTCCCAGTTCGCCTTGGTTCCTTTGCCggaaaaggaagagggagtggTCGGACGAATCTGAGGAGGAGACCGAGGAGGAGCCAGAGAAGGAGCGCACCCCTGAGCCTGAGGAGACCTGGGTGCTGGAGACGCTTCAGGGGCTCAAGATGAAACTGAAGCGACGGCGAGTGTCACCCGTGCTCCCTGAGCACCACCAGGCCTTCAACAGGCTGCTTGGTAGGAGGACACCCCAGAGAGCACCTCCAATCCTGTTCTTAAAAAAGGGGAAACTTCCCATAACCATACTTTTCCCATGAGAAATACATGCTTCCCCAGTGGGTGAGCTCTCCATGCAGGAGGACTCAGAAGTGATCGCTCAGGAGGGACTTAGGAGGCCATAGACGATTCAGCTAGACTTGATCAAAGTCTGCGATTGGGGTAAGAAAGCTTGGTTTCAGGCCAGGCTCATGCCTGAGATCCCAGGAggttgaaaggctgaggcaggaggaccgcttgaactcagggtttgaggctgcactgagctgtgactgcaccactgcactctagcctggttgacagagtaaaaccctgtcaaCAAAGGAAAACCAAGTCCAGGGGCAGTAGTTCATGTCTAcgatgccagcattttgggaggctgaggcaggtggatctattgaggtcaggagtttgaggaggtcaggagttcagcctgaccaacatagtgaaatcccgtctctactaaaaatacaaaactcagcctggtgtggtggcacatgcctgtaatcccaactatccaggaggctgagacaggacaatctcTCGAACCccggagggggaggttgcagtgagccagtatcacaccactgaactccatccttagcaacagagcgagatgccgtatgaaataaagaaataaaaaaataaagaaaaacaaaatcaaaaagcaaagaaagcatTTCCAGTTGTGCTCTGAGAAATGTAATGTCCCTTGCTCACTTTTCTAAACCTAAGTATCTCCATGCCTAGAGGGGGTTACCAAGGCCATGGTCACACCCTGATGTGACTGTCTCATGAGGAAACGATGGGCATCACTTTATGACGCTGCAGTGGTCCCTGCGTGTCTGTGGGGAGGGCATCCTGCTTCTTCCCAGCTCCCCAGCTGCTAGATTCTCACACCCAGGGCCTCCTTCAGCCTCTTCTCAGGGCAGTCTCAGAGCGGGAGCCTCCCTCCCTTGCCCAGTGAAAGGCATTCTCTCCTCTCCCATCCACCTCACCCGCGGCCACCATCCTGAGACTTTCCCCAGGGAGGCACAGTTCTCCTGGCTGCCCCGTTTCTCCCATGGAAACTCTGTTCCGCTTCTCACACTAACATCTGCCCTCTAATCACAGAGGATCCTGTCGTGAAAAGATTCCTGGCCTGGGACAAAGATCTGAGGGTATCCGACAAGGTAAGGTCGTTCTCCACGAAACCGTGTTCCTGCTCCAACACACAGCCTGGGGGGGGGCACAGCTTCCCCACCCGCAGTTCTCGTCCCCGCTCCCTCCACCAGCTCCCACCTGACGCTCCACGGTCTTATTTTATTctaagacagttttgctctgttgcccaggctcagggCAGCAtcccaatctcagctcaatgcagcctccccctccagggttcaagcgattctcctgcctcagcctcccaagtagctgggatcgcaggcgtgcaccaccatgcctggctaatttttgtgtgttttttttttttttgtagaggcagggttttgccatgttggccacgctggtcttgaacacctgaccacACGTGATcaatccgccttggcctcccaaagcactgttactacagtcatgagctactgtgcccagccagctccCACTGTCTTGAATGTTGGCGCCAGCCCAggattttttggttgttgttttttgtttttgtttttttttgacagagtctagctctgctCCCTAGGATAAAATACAGTGGCCTGTATTTTATTACAGAatccaattcctgggttcaagcaattctcctgcctcagcctcctgagtagctagagctgcaggcacatgccaccacgctcgactactttttgtaatttttggaggaagagggtcttgctgtgttgcccaggctgttctccgatctgggttcaagtgatcctcctgtctccgcCTCTCACAGGCTGGAGCCGCCACTCTCAGCTATTCTTGGTCTTTTTATGATTTGTCAGCATCTCCCTCGGGACTCTGCTGGTTTCTTGCAGAGTGAGTGAGCGGCCCCTGCCTCTCCTAGGGGTCCTTAGGGATCTGAGCCCTGGGCCGCGTTCTGGCCGCAGCCCTGAAGCTCCTGGCCCCTCTACTCTCAGCTCCTTGGGACAGTTCTCTGCCTGGCACACACAAGACCCTCCTGACGTCAGCCAACCTAGACACACTCCCTGCAAAGGTCCCATGGGAGCTCAGCATCCTGGGAGCATCACCGACATCCCTTCCTCCAGCTTCTCAGATTTGCATCCGACCTTCTAATACCCTCCACCTCACCATTTCCCAGCGAGCACAGTCACCCCAACGCCGAGGTCCCTTCTCTGATGGGCAACCCCTCCTCTGCTCCCATTCCCCCATCTGCACGATCTTCCTCTTCCAAGATGTGACCTCTCCCTCTCCGTGTTCCTTTCTCTCCATCAGTACCTGCTGGCCATGGTCATAGCGTATTTTAGCCGCGCCGGCCTCTTCTCCTGGCAGTACCAACGCATTCACTTCTTCCTGGCTCTGTGAGTGCTTTGCTCCCTCCTGTCCGTCAATATCCAACACCCTGGGACAGCAGGGAAAATCGGATTCCAGcctctcatttattctttcacctATTTGTCCTCTTTACTCTGTGTATCAACAAGACAAGATTATACAATGGCGTTCTTAGATGTTCCTTCTAAAAACAaactcaggccaggtgcggtagctcacacctgtaattctagcactttgggaggccaagacaggcagatcacccaaagtcaggagttcgagaccagcctcgcttatacaaaaaatacaaacatttgccaagtgtggtggcatgtgcctgtaatctcagctactcaggaggctgaggcaggagaattgcttgaacctaggaggcaaaggttgcaatgagccaagattacgccattgcactcctgcctgggtaacagagcaagactatgtctcaaaaaaaaaaaaaaaaaagaaaattagttgggcccggtggtgtgaacctgtaatcccagctacttaggaggctgaggcaggagatcctctggaaccaaggaggcagaggttgcagtgagctatgattaatTAAGCCACTGAACTCCACCCTCAGTGAAAAAGCAAGAtgttttctcaaaacaaaaccaaactcaaACGCcagtttaaaaataagagaataaaaccAAAGGAACCATCCACCCCTCCTaaggggagaggaaaaggaacagaCATGACGCCTCCCCAGCCACAGCCAGTTCTGgttcttctgtctctctccttcccacaTCAACCCCAAATGCAACGGTCATCGTCCTCCTCCGGGTTTCCATGACAGAGGCCACAGTTCAGGCCCCCTCGCTTCACTCCAATCCACTGCCAAATGCTCCGTGCTGGGGCCTCCTGGAGCCTCTCCCCAAGCCAGGGGGCTTCCTAGTGCAGACTGAACATCTCTCCAAAGCACAGGTCCCACCCCCGACTGCCCTCCTGAACAGCTTCCTTAGCTGATGTCACTTGAAATCGAGGCCAGGTCCACAGTGCCAATTCCACGCTCTCTACAATATCTCGGCAGCCAAACCAGCTCGCCATCCTGGTGTTTCCTGGCTTGGTTTCACCGCTCCTTCTAAATGCCCATCACCCGACTTTGCGTCTGTGTTTTCTGTCTGGGGTCCTGCACGCGTGTGGTTCTGAAGGGAAGCACCCGTTCCGTGCCGTCAGTTCACCCCACAGGCTCTGTGATGCCTTCTctcatcttcccacctctgcacGCCCACAGCTGGCCAGTGATATCCTATA
This genomic window contains:
- the LOC101035138 gene encoding speedy protein E4-like, producing MARRQPQPQVEERSPQPSTLGYSLLEVVDDEVPGPSAPWVDSSPSPWFLCRKRKREWSDESEEETEEEPEKERTPEPEETWVLETLQGLKMKLKRRRVSPVLPEHHQAFNRLLEDPVVKRFLAWDKDLRVSDKYLLAMVIAYFSRAGLFSWQYQRIHFFLALYLANDMEEDDEDPKQAIFHFLYGKNNRFQRPLFQKLRFQFFCSMHCRAWVSPEELEEIQAYDPEHWVWARNRALLS